A window of the Elusimicrobiota bacterium genome harbors these coding sequences:
- a CDS encoding MFS transporter, producing MQRKSIKKSVAASIKDGLAWAVMSGFAEPYAVPFVLSIGASTMAVGYLRSLPALVSSFSQFFTERLVLRLGSCKKSVLAVVFAQAASLLAMAFCVFLPAGTALPVFIFLTVLYAVSGNLANPPWAVLVGEYIPASKRGAFFGFRFQVVGVTFFTASFMAARFLSFLGEGVLWGFAALFAAAGFSRLLSFYYLTLHYESKTRFHLPQTTPFKLLSAFDFRRNRVSAMFFSVFLMLSATFLAAPYFSVYALKELHFDYMRYTVIMTIGPLMTYLFMKKWGLAADAMGSVKILKAAFFIIPTVPFLWTLSRNFYFLASVELYSGIIWGAYIIGMNNFIYDYTTPAERTGYNAAFAFVGGIAQFGGALVGGWLYDFAPPLGGSRFITLLIISGALRAAAIIPFLKLIKKENR from the coding sequence ATGCAAAGAAAATCCATAAAAAAAAGCGTGGCCGCCTCAATAAAAGACGGGCTGGCCTGGGCCGTGATGAGCGGGTTTGCCGAGCCCTACGCTGTGCCGTTTGTCCTTTCTATAGGTGCCTCAACCATGGCGGTGGGGTATTTGCGCTCATTGCCGGCTTTGGTTTCCTCCTTTTCCCAATTTTTCACGGAACGGCTGGTGCTCAGGCTCGGCAGTTGTAAAAAAAGCGTGCTGGCGGTTGTTTTCGCTCAGGCTGCGTCGCTCCTCGCTATGGCGTTCTGCGTGTTCCTGCCTGCCGGGACGGCTTTGCCTGTTTTCATATTTCTGACGGTGCTTTACGCAGTAAGCGGAAACCTGGCTAACCCGCCCTGGGCCGTCCTCGTGGGGGAATATATCCCGGCGTCCAAACGAGGGGCGTTTTTTGGTTTCAGGTTCCAGGTTGTGGGTGTGACTTTTTTTACCGCCAGTTTCATGGCCGCCAGGTTTTTGAGTTTTTTAGGCGAGGGGGTTCTATGGGGTTTCGCAGCGCTTTTTGCTGCGGCGGGCTTTTCCCGTCTGCTTTCTTTTTATTATCTGACGCTCCATTATGAGTCGAAAACCAGGTTCCATCTGCCGCAAACGACCCCGTTCAAGCTGCTGAGTGCTTTCGATTTCAGGCGGAACCGGGTTTCCGCCATGTTTTTTTCGGTTTTTCTCATGCTTTCAGCCACCTTCCTCGCCGCTCCGTATTTCAGCGTTTACGCGCTGAAAGAACTGCATTTTGACTATATGCGCTACACGGTTATCATGACCATCGGCCCGCTCATGACTTACCTGTTCATGAAAAAATGGGGGCTTGCGGCTGACGCAATGGGAAGCGTTAAGATACTTAAGGCCGCTTTTTTTATTATTCCGACCGTGCCGTTTTTATGGACGCTCAGCCGTAATTTTTATTTTCTCGCTTCGGTTGAGCTTTACTCCGGAATAATCTGGGGGGCTTACATAATAGGCATGAACAATTTCATTTACGACTACACAACCCCGGCTGAAAGAACCGGTTATAACGCGGCTTTCGCTTTTGTGGGGGGGATCGCCCAGTTCGGCGGGGCTTTGGTCGGCGGGTGGCTTTATGATTTCGCGCCGCCTTTGGGCGGAAGCCGGTTTATTACGCTGCTCATCATTTCCGGCGCTTTAAGGGCGGCGGCCATTATTCCCTTCCTTAAGCTGATAAAAAAAGAAAACAGGTAG
- a CDS encoding MFS transporter: MSEAPNHTRQYRRRRFLNWFPLGLTYATFYMGRYNLNVASKTMMDMFHLSKAEFGMIATAGFWTYALSVAFNGPLADRIGGKKAILIGAAGAALLNLVIGLLFLCGWQTKLIVGMSLLYAVNQYFQSFGALSVVKVNAPWFHVKERGVFGGIFGIMISGGYFLAMTVGGWILSALPWYCVFLIPSAAIMLMFVVDLFLVKDTPKEAGFEDFNTGDATSHETGGQPLQFGELMTRVFTNPVIITLAVSEFCTGFVRQGLMLWFVPFLSEVHKISYGSALFTIATSGVTVGGIIGGILCGYLSDKWFQSRRPPVAFLFYLGQIVSLFLLGRTASPVVASFMIGVSCMWIFGVHGMLTGTASMDFGGTKAASTVAGLLDGVQYLASGLTGFMMGHFLDKWGWGSWTYMIMPFSLMGALLMTRLWNETPLKRTPDVEAPILARPILEEEVE; the protein is encoded by the coding sequence ATGTCTGAAGCCCCTAATCATACCCGGCAATACCGCCGCCGCCGTTTTCTTAACTGGTTCCCTCTCGGCCTGACCTACGCCACTTTTTACATGGGCCGCTACAACCTCAACGTGGCCTCAAAAACCATGATGGATATGTTCCACCTGAGCAAGGCGGAATTCGGCATGATAGCCACGGCCGGTTTCTGGACATACGCGCTGTCCGTTGCCTTCAACGGCCCGCTGGCCGACCGCATAGGCGGCAAGAAAGCCATACTGATAGGCGCCGCCGGAGCTGCGCTTTTAAACCTGGTAATAGGCCTGCTGTTCCTGTGCGGCTGGCAGACCAAGCTGATAGTGGGGATGTCTCTCCTTTACGCCGTTAATCAGTATTTCCAATCCTTCGGCGCCCTCTCCGTGGTGAAGGTCAACGCCCCGTGGTTCCACGTAAAAGAGCGCGGCGTATTCGGCGGCATCTTCGGCATAATGATCTCCGGCGGCTACTTCCTGGCCATGACCGTGGGCGGCTGGATACTGTCCGCGCTGCCCTGGTACTGCGTGTTTCTGATCCCCTCCGCGGCCATAATGCTGATGTTCGTAGTGGACCTTTTCCTGGTAAAGGACACACCAAAGGAAGCCGGCTTTGAGGATTTCAACACCGGTGACGCGACCTCGCACGAAACGGGCGGCCAGCCGCTCCAGTTCGGCGAACTGATGACCCGCGTGTTCACCAACCCGGTAATAATTACGCTGGCCGTCTCGGAGTTCTGCACCGGCTTCGTGCGCCAGGGCCTTATGCTCTGGTTCGTTCCTTTCCTCAGCGAAGTGCATAAGATATCATACGGCTCCGCGCTGTTCACCATTGCCACCTCCGGAGTGACTGTGGGCGGCATAATCGGCGGAATACTGTGCGGCTACCTGTCGGACAAATGGTTCCAGTCCCGCCGCCCGCCCGTAGCCTTCCTCTTCTATCTGGGCCAGATAGTCTCGCTGTTCCTCCTAGGCCGCACAGCCAGCCCCGTGGTAGCGTCATTTATGATAGGCGTTTCCTGCATGTGGATATTCGGCGTGCACGGCATGCTTACCGGCACCGCCTCCATGGACTTCGGCGGAACCAAAGCGGCTTCCACAGTGGCCGGACTGCTGGACGGCGTGCAGTATCTGGCCTCCGGCCTTACGGGATTTATGATGGGGCACTTCCTTGATAAATGGGGCTGGGGCTCGTGGACCTACATGATAATGCCGTTCTCATTAATGGGCGCGCTTCTGATGACGCGGCTTTGGAACGAAACCCCGCTGAAGAGAACTCCCGACGTCGAAGCCCCGATTCTTGCAAGGCCCATATTGGAAGAAGAGGTGGAATAG
- a CDS encoding ornithine carbamoyltransferase: protein MGFNLKNRNFLKELDFTKEELVFLLKLSKDFKAAKYAGAEQQRLTGKNIALIFEKSSTRTRCAFEVAALDQGAHVTYLEPTGSQMGHKETVKDTARVLGRMYDGIEYRGFGQAIVEELARFAGVPVWNGLTNEWHPTQMMADVLTMTEHSPKPLEKISYAYVGDARFNMGRSLLVIGSILGMDVRIGAPKGLQPDAGLVATCKEISRISGARITVTDKAAQAVKGVDFIHTDVWVSMGEPKEVWAERIKLLKPYQVNPVLMKKSGNKNVKFMHCLPAFHNADTKVGKQVSEQFGLRNGIEVTEDVFESKACIAFDQAENRMHTIKAVMVATLGR, encoded by the coding sequence ATGGGATTCAATCTGAAAAACAGGAACTTCCTCAAAGAACTTGACTTTACAAAGGAAGAATTGGTTTTCCTTCTGAAATTGTCCAAAGACTTCAAAGCCGCGAAATACGCGGGCGCCGAACAGCAGAGACTTACCGGCAAGAACATAGCCCTGATCTTTGAAAAAAGCTCCACCCGCACGCGCTGCGCTTTTGAAGTGGCCGCGCTCGACCAGGGAGCCCATGTGACCTACCTTGAACCGACAGGCAGCCAGATGGGACACAAGGAAACGGTTAAGGATACCGCCCGTGTTCTGGGCAGGATGTATGACGGCATCGAATACCGCGGTTTCGGTCAGGCGATAGTGGAAGAACTGGCCAGGTTCGCCGGCGTTCCCGTATGGAACGGACTGACGAACGAATGGCACCCGACCCAGATGATGGCCGATGTGCTGACCATGACGGAGCACTCTCCCAAGCCGCTTGAGAAAATCTCTTATGCCTATGTCGGAGATGCCCGCTTCAACATGGGCCGCTCCCTGCTGGTGATCGGCTCGATACTCGGCATGGATGTGCGTATAGGCGCGCCCAAGGGCCTGCAGCCCGATGCCGGGCTTGTAGCTACCTGCAAAGAAATATCCAGGATTTCCGGCGCCCGCATTACCGTCACCGATAAGGCCGCCCAGGCCGTTAAGGGCGTGGACTTCATACATACCGACGTGTGGGTCTCGATGGGCGAACCCAAGGAAGTGTGGGCGGAGCGCATAAAGCTGCTGAAACCCTACCAGGTCAATCCGGTGCTCATGAAAAAGTCCGGCAACAAGAACGTGAAGTTCATGCACTGCCTGCCGGCTTTCCACAACGCGGACACCAAAGTCGGAAAACAGGTATCCGAGCAGTTCGGGCTGCGCAACGGCATTGAGGTTACCGAAGATGTTTTCGAATCAAAAGCCTGCATCGCTTTCGATCAGGCGGAGAACCGTATGCACACGATCAAAGCCGTAATGGTCGCAACTCTCGGACGCTGA
- a CDS encoding WD40 repeat domain-containing protein: MSENGLIRTFEGHSDGVLCAAFSPSGKFLATGSEDNTIKLWSIPDGINIHTLAAHGGDVRDLAFSPDGGLLASASWDKAVKIWRISDYSLINTLSGHDSCVNRVCFSPDGKTLATSSDDTSLKIWNAGGSLLKTLKPDIGDVKAMAFSPNGDILAIGGVELQFLALKDFSLLKDNDTYVYGVRDMAFSPDGKALAAALGMEKKMEIWSSETLSLSGTLKDSDWLNCAAFTPDGKSVVTGGSAVKAWDIQSGTVIKTFEGHTDEIYSVCVSPDGQYIASASNDKTAKLWKI; the protein is encoded by the coding sequence ATGTCTGAAAACGGGTTGATAAGAACTTTTGAGGGACACTCGGACGGCGTGCTTTGCGCGGCCTTTTCTCCCAGCGGGAAATTTCTGGCCACGGGAAGCGAAGACAACACCATAAAACTGTGGTCCATCCCGGACGGCATTAATATACATACCCTCGCCGCCCACGGGGGCGATGTGAGGGACCTCGCTTTCTCACCGGACGGCGGCCTGCTTGCCTCCGCCAGCTGGGACAAAGCCGTAAAGATCTGGCGGATCTCTGATTATTCGCTTATAAACACTCTCTCCGGGCACGATTCCTGTGTAAACCGGGTTTGCTTTTCCCCCGACGGTAAGACATTGGCCACATCCTCCGATGATACTTCGCTTAAGATCTGGAACGCGGGCGGGTCGCTTTTAAAAACCCTGAAACCGGACATCGGCGATGTAAAAGCCATGGCGTTTTCCCCCAACGGCGATATACTGGCTATTGGCGGCGTGGAACTGCAGTTTTTGGCTTTAAAGGATTTTTCTCTTCTGAAAGATAACGATACTTATGTTTACGGCGTGCGGGATATGGCCTTTTCCCCTGACGGCAAGGCGCTTGCGGCCGCGCTTGGCATGGAAAAGAAAATGGAAATATGGTCGTCTGAAACACTGTCGCTTTCAGGCACGCTTAAGGACTCCGACTGGCTTAATTGCGCCGCTTTCACCCCCGACGGGAAATCAGTGGTCACCGGCGGCTCGGCGGTAAAGGCATGGGATATTCAAAGCGGCACAGTCATAAAAACCTTTGAAGGCCACACCGATGAAATCTATTCGGTTTGTGTTTCTCCCGACGGGCAATATATAGCCTCCGCCTCCAACGACAAAACGGCAAAACTCTGGAAAATCTGA
- a CDS encoding outer membrane protein transport protein, with translation MKKAALAAFLAFGISSAYAAGFRLSEQDAKANGMGNAFVAAADNASAVWYNPAAMTELDKTSLSLGTVMVYPTTTHDYTGGSDEIAKVVHIPPYFYATHKLNNKMALGFGFNAPFGLSTDWDTTSHAASVAAYSDIKAYSYNLNGAYKVSYKLSLALGADYVYLDATMNNTSMDLSGNGHGWGYNAAVFYRAGDKWNFGANYRSSVKIDVDGTATVAALGSSNDASTRITLPDTFQIGAAYKANEKWLVSATADYTNWATYHALIVKSNTITALTSYLNSVVPGGYPVSNTITERKNWQSVWGFHAGTEYKYSDTWAFRAGTFYDCNPVKEKYFDTSIPDSDRMAFSIGAGYTKGNIVADLSYTYLMLVKRTVDSATNTLDGIYKSSAHLPAISVGCKF, from the coding sequence ATGAAAAAGGCGGCATTAGCGGCGTTTCTGGCGTTCGGTATTTCCAGCGCTTACGCTGCGGGCTTTCGCCTATCCGAGCAGGACGCTAAAGCGAACGGTATGGGCAACGCCTTCGTGGCCGCGGCGGATAACGCCTCAGCCGTGTGGTACAACCCGGCCGCCATGACCGAGCTTGATAAAACGAGCCTGTCTCTCGGCACAGTAATGGTATATCCCACAACGACGCATGACTATACCGGCGGTTCAGACGAGATCGCAAAGGTAGTACACATCCCCCCCTACTTTTACGCTACCCACAAACTAAATAATAAAATGGCGCTCGGCTTTGGTTTCAATGCTCCTTTCGGGTTGTCCACCGATTGGGATACAACTTCCCATGCCGCTTCGGTAGCCGCTTATTCCGATATAAAGGCTTACAGCTATAACCTTAACGGAGCCTACAAGGTTAGCTATAAGCTCTCGCTCGCCTTGGGCGCGGACTATGTCTATCTAGACGCCACCATGAACAACACTAGTATGGATCTCTCCGGCAATGGCCATGGCTGGGGCTACAATGCCGCGGTTTTCTACAGGGCCGGCGACAAGTGGAACTTTGGCGCCAATTACAGGAGCTCCGTAAAGATAGATGTTGACGGGACGGCAACAGTAGCCGCTTTGGGCAGTTCCAACGACGCTTCAACCAGGATAACTCTGCCGGACACCTTCCAGATAGGCGCGGCCTACAAAGCGAATGAAAAGTGGCTGGTCAGCGCCACCGCTGACTACACCAACTGGGCCACCTATCACGCGTTGATCGTGAAGTCCAACACCATAACAGCCCTGACTTCATATCTTAATAGTGTTGTGCCTGGCGGCTATCCTGTCAGCAACACCATCACTGAGCGGAAGAACTGGCAGAGCGTCTGGGGCTTCCATGCCGGTACCGAGTATAAGTACTCAGATACCTGGGCTTTCCGGGCCGGTACTTTCTATGACTGCAACCCGGTAAAGGAAAAGTACTTCGACACGAGCATACCGGATTCGGACCGCATGGCCTTCTCTATCGGCGCCGGGTACACCAAGGGCAACATCGTAGCCGATCTCTCTTACACCTACCTGATGCTGGTGAAAAGGACCGTAGACAGCGCTACCAATACCCTGGACGGCATCTACAAATCGTCCGCCCATCTGCCGGCTATCAGCGTTGGTTGTAAATTTTAG
- a CDS encoding DUF2723 domain-containing protein produces the protein MPENFHLTAAVVIPAYNEAKRISATLEALTSHIRQGTLKPLDIREIIISDDGSNDETEAVVRKFKPSLPNLKLIKSKRNFGKGHAVRTGFFQASADWVLVADADMSTPWTEARRLALHCLQQKASGAIGSRGLPESNILKHQSFFRERLGKSFNLLVRALTRLPYTDTQCGFKLFKRQEVEKIFASLKIDRFAWDVEFLVFCRRAGVKIVEIPVTWENSEQTRVRMLRDGFDMAFSVLSISPGNAAVPALFACAAFFVPLAAYLLTLAPTAFWQDSGIYLAAAREFGIPYPTGFPLYVIMTYLAGLVPIGTFAQRVHTVSALAGAGTCLAVYLTVVRLSIKGERPGLMERSAAFIMALGAGFSFALWCQAVNSEVYSLHAFIVALMLYFLLRLDENPSLAWSLWPLACVAGLGFANHPMIVGMLPVLCFAIWKHKDKARTWLKVFPVFLLAGLLPYAYFPFRSRANPLTDWGDPETLGKFIHLISATHWTAEKASYSFFGHDFWMRVVDLFRLFFLQFGPVAIPLGFIGGIALHRKKYFWFWCLTIACGFALFLPMLYHQTAEFESWFIPAYIVFTIAAGQGTFEAIQRINARWPDRPGMPWAFLLALALVYPGLLLTIALPDVNRAKDWDAEDYATNILRGVGPGAIFFISGDNPSSTVLYEQAALDLRRDVAAVNIDALWAPWYRDHMNKNLHLSWGRLRAPPPGSDYSPGDYAMALIRGNPGRPAYILIPKHLGSQPNVQFSPAGMVFRISETHIEEPAWKWDFKFHDPETLIRKRRPDQRRLINDIRREMKLGFLQAYSTGGAEFLQRNDFKEAALLYAKAVELAPDREDLRLRLGVVLAQMGDYPAARGVFTELVKLFPENYQAYYDLGNVLLELGDKREAQGAYLRALEIEPGFEMAKKALGGL, from the coding sequence ATGCCTGAAAACTTTCACCTGACCGCGGCGGTTGTCATTCCCGCTTATAACGAAGCTAAGCGCATTTCAGCCACTTTGGAGGCTTTGACGTCTCATATCAGGCAGGGAACGCTCAAGCCGCTGGACATTCGCGAAATTATAATCTCGGATGACGGGTCCAACGACGAGACAGAGGCGGTCGTCCGAAAGTTCAAGCCCTCCCTGCCGAACCTGAAACTCATAAAGAGCAAAAGGAATTTTGGAAAGGGCCATGCCGTCAGGACCGGGTTTTTTCAAGCCAGCGCCGACTGGGTGCTGGTGGCTGACGCGGACATGTCGACCCCCTGGACCGAGGCCCGCCGGCTGGCTTTGCATTGCCTTCAACAAAAGGCCTCCGGAGCCATCGGCTCCCGCGGCTTACCGGAAAGCAACATCCTCAAGCACCAATCTTTTTTCAGGGAAAGGCTGGGAAAATCGTTCAACCTGCTTGTCCGCGCTTTAACCCGGCTGCCTTATACGGACACGCAATGCGGGTTTAAATTGTTTAAAAGACAGGAGGTTGAAAAGATTTTTGCCTCACTGAAGATCGACCGCTTTGCCTGGGACGTGGAATTCCTCGTTTTCTGCCGCCGGGCCGGCGTAAAGATAGTCGAGATCCCTGTGACCTGGGAAAACAGCGAGCAGACCCGGGTGAGGATGCTTCGCGACGGATTTGACATGGCGTTCTCGGTTTTGAGCATTTCTCCCGGAAACGCCGCCGTCCCCGCGTTGTTCGCCTGCGCGGCCTTCTTTGTGCCGCTTGCCGCGTACCTGCTCACCCTGGCGCCGACGGCCTTCTGGCAGGATTCAGGCATTTACCTGGCTGCCGCCAGAGAATTCGGTATTCCCTATCCGACGGGATTCCCCCTTTATGTGATCATGACGTACCTGGCCGGACTCGTTCCTATTGGGACTTTCGCCCAGCGGGTCCATACAGTTTCCGCTTTAGCCGGCGCGGGAACCTGCCTGGCCGTCTACCTGACCGTAGTCAGATTGTCAATTAAAGGGGAGCGGCCGGGTTTGATGGAGAGAAGCGCGGCGTTTATCATGGCGCTTGGCGCCGGATTTTCATTCGCCCTATGGTGCCAGGCGGTCAACTCCGAGGTTTATTCTCTCCACGCTTTCATCGTGGCCCTGATGCTTTATTTCCTTCTCAGGCTGGATGAAAATCCCTCCCTGGCCTGGTCCCTTTGGCCCCTGGCTTGCGTGGCGGGTCTTGGATTTGCCAATCATCCCATGATAGTGGGCATGCTGCCTGTTCTCTGTTTCGCCATATGGAAGCATAAGGACAAGGCAAGGACATGGCTGAAAGTCTTTCCCGTGTTCCTGCTCGCCGGGCTTCTGCCTTACGCTTACTTTCCATTCCGGTCAAGGGCCAATCCCCTGACCGACTGGGGAGACCCGGAAACGCTCGGTAAATTCATCCATCTGATTTCAGCCACTCATTGGACCGCTGAAAAGGCGTCTTATTCTTTTTTCGGCCACGATTTCTGGATGCGGGTCGTTGATCTATTCCGGCTCTTTTTTCTTCAATTCGGGCCTGTTGCCATACCCCTCGGATTCATAGGCGGCATAGCCCTTCACAGGAAAAAATATTTTTGGTTCTGGTGCCTTACAATAGCCTGCGGCTTTGCCCTGTTTCTGCCTATGTTATATCACCAGACCGCGGAATTCGAGAGTTGGTTCATACCTGCCTATATTGTTTTTACTATCGCGGCAGGCCAGGGGACTTTCGAAGCGATCCAGAGGATCAATGCCCGATGGCCGGATCGTCCGGGGATGCCCTGGGCCTTCCTGCTTGCTTTGGCACTGGTTTATCCGGGTTTGCTTTTGACCATAGCTTTGCCCGACGTGAACCGCGCGAAAGATTGGGATGCTGAAGATTATGCGACCAATATCCTGCGCGGGGTCGGACCCGGCGCTATCTTCTTTATCAGCGGAGACAATCCATCAAGCACGGTCTTATACGAACAGGCCGCCTTGGATTTGCGGCGCGACGTGGCGGCGGTAAATATAGACGCTCTCTGGGCGCCGTGGTATCGCGACCACATGAACAAGAACCTGCATCTCTCCTGGGGCCGGCTCAGGGCGCCGCCTCCCGGTTCGGATTACTCCCCCGGAGATTATGCCATGGCCCTGATCCGCGGAAACCCGGGCAGGCCCGCCTACATTCTGATCCCCAAACATCTGGGTTCTCAGCCGAATGTTCAGTTTAGTCCGGCCGGGATGGTTTTTCGGATATCCGAAACTCATATTGAGGAGCCCGCATGGAAATGGGACTTCAAATTCCATGATCCGGAAACGCTGATCCGCAAAAGACGGCCGGACCAGCGCCGGCTTATCAATGACATCCGCAGAGAGATGAAGCTGGGATTCCTGCAGGCTTATTCAACGGGTGGGGCGGAGTTCCTCCAGCGGAATGATTTTAAGGAAGCGGCCTTGCTTTACGCGAAGGCCGTTGAGCTTGCCCCGGATCGGGAGGATTTGCGCTTGCGCCTGGGCGTTGTCCTGGCTCAGATGGGCGACTATCCCGCGGCGCGCGGGGTTTTCACGGAATTGGTCAAACTGTTCCCGGAAAACTACCAGGCTTATTACGACCTTGGCAATGTTCTGCTTGAGCTTGGGGATAAGCGGGAAGCGCAGGGCGCATATCTCAGGGCCCTGGAGATCGAGCCGGGTTTCGAGATGGCTAAAAAGGCTTTGGGCGGACTTTAG
- a CDS encoding response regulator — MAHKILVVDDDESITLILQQVFSDYQVLTAMEGQAALRLIVSERPSVVLLDIKMPSMDGLGVLAGLKELTCQPIVFMLTGEEDLDTAIKTLKMGASGYITKPFDIEQLRDMVVSALGGLEDNKKVSEKPWHIEEER, encoded by the coding sequence ATGGCTCATAAAATCTTAGTGGTGGATGACGACGAAAGTATCACCCTGATACTGCAGCAGGTATTTTCCGATTATCAAGTGCTGACCGCCATGGAGGGGCAAGCGGCCCTGCGCCTTATTGTCTCCGAGCGGCCCTCGGTAGTGCTTTTGGATATAAAGATGCCGTCCATGGACGGGCTTGGCGTGCTTGCAGGTTTGAAAGAGCTGACCTGCCAACCGATAGTGTTTATGCTTACCGGCGAGGAGGACCTGGACACGGCGATAAAAACGCTGAAAATGGGCGCTTCCGGGTACATTACAAAGCCGTTTGATATAGAACAGCTGAGGGATATGGTGGTTTCAGCTTTGGGCGGGCTGGAGGACAATAAAAAAGTTTCAGAAAAGCCCTGGCACATTGAAGAAGAAAGATAA